The proteins below come from a single Asanoa ferruginea genomic window:
- a CDS encoding NAD-dependent epimerase/dehydratase family protein, protein MSVALVTGSGGLIGSEATRHFAGLGLDVVGIDNDMRRYFYGDDGSTAWSVEQLGSELGSAYTHYETDIRDRAGLEQIFKKYGSDIAVVIHTAGQPSHDWAAKEPFTDFDVNAVGTLNVLENTRQHSIDAPFIFCSTNKVYGDRPNSLPLIEQETRYEIAPDHPYAGGVTEDMSIDDSMHSIFGVSKVAGDVMVQEYGRYFGMKTAAFRGGTLTGPAHSAAELHGFLGYVMRCVMEGRTYNLYGYKGKMVRDAIHSHDVLTAFEAFFRAPRSGQIYNLGGGRHSNTSHIEAFALAQEISGHEAKINYVEQARMGDHQWWISSMARFQEHYPDWQQTYDVPMILREIHAANVDRWVPGS, encoded by the coding sequence GTGTCCGTCGCGTTGGTGACCGGTTCCGGAGGCTTGATCGGCTCGGAGGCCACCCGGCACTTCGCCGGCCTCGGCCTCGACGTCGTGGGCATCGACAACGACATGCGGCGCTATTTCTATGGCGACGACGGGTCGACGGCGTGGAGCGTCGAGCAGCTCGGCAGCGAGCTCGGCTCCGCTTACACGCACTACGAGACCGACATCCGCGACCGGGCCGGGCTCGAGCAGATCTTCAAGAAATACGGCTCCGACATCGCGGTGGTGATCCACACCGCGGGCCAGCCCTCGCACGACTGGGCCGCCAAGGAGCCGTTCACCGACTTCGACGTCAACGCCGTCGGCACCCTCAACGTGTTGGAGAACACTCGCCAGCACTCGATCGACGCGCCGTTCATCTTCTGCTCGACCAACAAGGTCTACGGCGACCGGCCCAACAGCCTGCCGCTGATCGAGCAGGAAACTCGTTATGAAATCGCGCCCGACCACCCCTACGCGGGTGGCGTGACCGAGGACATGTCGATCGACGACTCGATGCACTCGATCTTCGGCGTGAGCAAGGTCGCCGGCGACGTGATGGTCCAGGAATACGGCCGCTACTTCGGCATGAAGACCGCGGCGTTCCGGGGCGGCACGCTGACCGGCCCGGCGCACTCCGCGGCCGAGTTGCACGGCTTCCTCGGCTACGTGATGCGCTGCGTGATGGAAGGTCGCACCTACAACCTCTACGGCTACAAGGGCAAGATGGTCCGCGACGCGATCCACTCACACGACGTGCTGACCGCGTTCGAGGCCTTCTTCCGCGCTCCCCGCTCCGGGCAGATCTACAACCTGGGCGGCGGCCGGCACTCCAACACCTCACACATCGAGGCGTTCGCCCTGGCCCAGGAGATCTCCGGGCACGAGGCGAAGATCAACTACGTCGAGCAGGCCCGGATGGGCGACCACCAGTGGTGGATCAGCAGCATGGCCCGCTTCCAGGAGCACTACCCCGACTGGCAGCAGACCTACGACGTGCCGATGATCCTGCGCGAGATCCACGCCGCCAACGTCGACCGCTGGGTGCCGGGGTCGTGA
- a CDS encoding FhaA domain-containing protein, translated as MASEPEEEPVSVLQRFEKRLEGLVEGAFAKVFKGVVHPVEILNAMQREAEAHKAILAGGRTLVPNRYVIDLSPYDHSRLAPYAAALAQELAQSQAEFIGEQAWTVYGDVIVEIERGDGLDTGMFRVTAEVYTGGDVAPVQQGYDAPGGGGGYQQPYDQGYGQPPMHGGGGGGAGGRNIRLVSGDGRTYPLQMGSTVIGRGDQANLRLPDVGISRRHARLDFDGAQVVLTDLGSTNGTMVNGQRVSAVALNPGDMIQLGTTTLTFRVDG; from the coding sequence ATGGCCTCGGAACCCGAGGAGGAGCCGGTGAGCGTGCTGCAACGCTTCGAGAAGCGTTTGGAAGGCCTGGTCGAAGGGGCCTTCGCCAAGGTGTTCAAGGGGGTCGTCCACCCTGTGGAGATCCTCAACGCCATGCAGCGGGAGGCGGAGGCGCACAAGGCTATCCTGGCCGGCGGGCGGACTCTGGTGCCCAACCGCTACGTGATTGATCTATCTCCCTACGACCACAGCCGGCTCGCGCCTTATGCGGCCGCGCTCGCCCAGGAGCTCGCGCAGTCGCAAGCCGAGTTCATCGGCGAGCAGGCGTGGACTGTCTACGGCGACGTGATCGTCGAGATCGAGCGGGGCGACGGCCTGGACACCGGGATGTTCCGGGTCACGGCCGAGGTCTACACCGGCGGCGATGTCGCGCCGGTGCAGCAGGGCTACGACGCGCCCGGCGGTGGTGGGGGCTACCAGCAGCCCTACGACCAGGGCTACGGCCAGCCGCCGATGCACGGTGGTGGCGGCGGCGGTGCCGGCGGGCGCAACATCCGCCTGGTCTCCGGCGACGGCCGCACCTACCCGTTGCAGATGGGCTCGACCGTGATCGGCCGTGGCGACCAGGCCAACCTGCGCCTGCCCGACGTCGGCATCTCGCGGCGACACGCCCGACTCGACTTCGATGGTGCACAGGTCGTGCTCACCGACCTCGGTTCGACCAACGGCACGATGGTCAACGGCCAGCGCGTCTCGGCCGTGGCGCTCAACCCCGGCGACATGATCCAGCTCGGCACCACGACACTGACGTTCCGCGTGGACGGTTAG
- a CDS encoding FHA domain-containing protein FhaB/FipA, which yields MAGDFVVEVARIGFLILLWIFVFTVVGVIRRDLFAGARSSRLVAAPRGVGASSGHARPAKVKRGRAAHQLVVTAGQLAGTRITLGDGQITIGRAEDSTLVITDDYASARHARLVPRSGQWFVEDLGSTNGTYLDRAKVTGPTPVPLGVPIRIGRTSLELRP from the coding sequence TTGGCCGGAGATTTCGTCGTCGAGGTCGCCCGGATCGGATTCCTCATTCTGCTGTGGATCTTCGTGTTCACAGTCGTGGGTGTGATCCGGCGCGACCTCTTCGCCGGGGCCCGATCAAGTCGGTTGGTCGCCGCACCACGGGGGGTTGGTGCGTCTTCCGGTCACGCGCGTCCGGCGAAGGTGAAGCGAGGCCGCGCGGCTCACCAGCTTGTGGTGACCGCGGGCCAGCTCGCCGGGACGCGAATCACGCTCGGTGATGGTCAGATTACGATCGGCCGTGCCGAAGACTCGACACTGGTGATTACCGACGATTACGCGTCGGCACGTCACGCCCGACTTGTTCCCAGGTCAGGGCAGTGGTTCGTAGAAGACCTGGGCTCGACGAACGGGACGTATCTCGATCGCGCTAAGGTCACCGGACCGACCCCCGTCCCCCTCGGCGTGCCGATCCGCATCGGCCGCACTTCACTCGAGTTACGGCCATGA
- a CDS encoding PP2C family protein-serine/threonine phosphatase, with the protein MTLTLRYAARSDRGLIRDGNQDSVYAGPRLLAVADGMGGMAAGDVASNIVIGAMAPLDEDVPGDALVDALRTAVDTANQQLRDTVDANPQLEGMGTTLTAILFSGSKIGMVHIGDSRAYMIRDREFAQITKDDTYVQMLVDEGRISAEEASSHPQRSLLTRALDGRDIDPEYSVRQVLAGDRYLICSDGLSGVVSAETIAETMRDYTDPQQCVERLVALALRGGGPDNITVVVADATDQDIVEAAPIVGGAAARDRGNTTAASDTPAARASAALSAPRAPVPDQNLPAEANGRSGAHEDDGERRRRRPLRTAALLGVLLIILGGGLWAGWRVTQHQFYVGATEEGQLAVFRGVPGQIAGVDLSSVQSTSATKIDDLTAVAQERVKQGIQADSEADAQRRLAELTTDDPTNPNLKPACPGTPTPTPVADPTDSATQPPVNPTATPTGVAPTTGIGAPTSSASGPDVPPTDTVPPVIDPADCRPSD; encoded by the coding sequence ATGACACTGACACTGCGTTACGCGGCCCGCAGTGACCGCGGTCTGATCCGGGACGGAAATCAAGACTCCGTCTACGCCGGACCGCGGCTGCTCGCCGTAGCCGACGGCATGGGCGGCATGGCCGCTGGTGACGTCGCGAGCAACATCGTCATCGGCGCCATGGCCCCGCTCGACGAGGACGTCCCTGGTGACGCCCTCGTCGACGCGCTGCGCACGGCCGTGGACACCGCCAACCAACAGCTCCGCGACACCGTCGATGCCAATCCGCAGCTCGAAGGCATGGGCACCACGCTCACCGCCATCCTGTTCTCGGGCAGCAAGATCGGCATGGTGCACATCGGTGACTCGCGGGCCTACATGATCCGTGATCGCGAGTTCGCGCAGATCACCAAAGACGACACCTATGTGCAGATGCTGGTCGACGAGGGCCGGATCAGCGCCGAGGAGGCGAGCAGCCACCCGCAACGGTCGCTGCTCACCCGCGCGCTCGACGGTCGCGACATCGACCCGGAATACTCCGTGCGCCAGGTGCTGGCCGGTGACCGCTATCTGATCTGCAGTGACGGGCTCTCCGGCGTGGTCAGCGCCGAGACCATCGCCGAGACGATGCGCGACTACACCGACCCGCAGCAGTGCGTCGAGCGGCTCGTGGCGCTCGCCCTGCGCGGCGGCGGCCCCGACAACATCACCGTGGTCGTCGCCGACGCGACCGACCAGGACATCGTCGAGGCGGCGCCGATCGTCGGCGGCGCGGCGGCGCGCGACCGGGGCAACACGACCGCGGCCTCTGACACGCCGGCCGCACGCGCGTCGGCGGCGCTCTCCGCTCCGCGCGCACCGGTGCCCGACCAGAACCTGCCCGCCGAGGCCAACGGCCGCAGCGGCGCACACGAAGACGACGGTGAGCGGCGTCGCCGCCGGCCGCTGCGCACCGCGGCTCTGCTCGGCGTGCTGCTGATCATCCTGGGCGGCGGCCTGTGGGCCGGCTGGCGGGTCACCCAGCACCAGTTCTATGTCGGCGCTACCGAAGAGGGCCAGCTCGCGGTGTTCCGCGGCGTGCCCGGCCAGATCGCCGGCGTCGACCTGTCGAGCGTCCAGTCCACCAGCGCGACCAAGATCGACGACCTCACCGCGGTCGCGCAGGAGCGGGTCAAGCAGGGCATCCAGGCCGACAGCGAGGCCGACGCCCAGCGCCGGCTCGCCGAGTTGACCACCGACGACCCGACCAACCCCAACTTGAAGCCGGCGTGCCCCGGCACGCCGACGCCGACCCCGGTCGCCGACCCGACCGACTCGGCGACCCAGCCGCCGGTCAACCCGACCGCCACCCCGACCGGCGTCGCACCGACGACCGGCATCGGCGCACCCACCTCCTCGGCCTCGGGGCCCGACGTGCCGCCGACCGACACCGTGCCGCCCGTCATCGATCCGGCCGACTGCCGGCCGTCCGACTGA
- a CDS encoding FtsW/RodA/SpoVE family cell cycle protein, whose protein sequence is MALVAAYSATIQLTMFDTITGTFWVPAAILSALFLGLHLVVRYTAPYADPALIPAVALLNGIGVAFLRRLDLADVPAAERLNYPIFSGTGGRQLAWTLIAVVCAAIVLLIVKDHRAISRYAYTLGLAGIVLVLIPALLPNRFSEINGAKLWIRIGGFQIQPGEFAKLALLAFFAYYLVRKREVLSLASRRVLGVDFPRGRDLGPVIAVWAVSLLVLIFEKDLGTSLLYFGMFVVTLYIATERVSWLIIGLLLFFGGAYSAYLLGASVGGPFANFYQRAEIWLDPFSDPYERGYQLVQSLLGLGSGGLFGTGPGGGQPSKIPEVHNDFIFAGLGEEIGLFGLSALLIIYLLIVQRGLRAGLAVRDSFGKLLAGGLAFTLALQVFVIVGGISRLIPLTGQTTPFLSAGGSSLMANWMLIAVLLRVSDAARRPVDGSVSARPSGATASAPAQLHGAPTEVIKP, encoded by the coding sequence ATGGCGCTGGTGGCCGCCTACAGCGCGACCATCCAGCTCACCATGTTCGACACGATCACCGGCACCTTCTGGGTGCCGGCGGCCATCCTCAGCGCGCTGTTCCTCGGCCTGCACCTGGTGGTCCGCTACACGGCGCCCTATGCGGACCCGGCGCTGATCCCGGCCGTCGCGCTGCTCAACGGCATCGGTGTGGCGTTCCTGCGCCGGCTCGACCTGGCCGACGTGCCGGCCGCCGAACGACTCAACTACCCGATCTTCTCGGGTACGGGTGGCCGCCAGCTCGCGTGGACGCTGATCGCGGTCGTGTGCGCCGCGATCGTGCTGCTGATCGTCAAGGACCACCGGGCGATCTCGCGCTACGCGTACACCCTGGGTCTTGCCGGTATTGTCCTGGTTTTGATCCCGGCTCTGCTGCCCAACCGGTTCTCCGAGATCAACGGCGCCAAGCTGTGGATCAGGATCGGCGGCTTCCAGATCCAGCCCGGTGAGTTCGCGAAGCTGGCGCTGCTCGCCTTCTTCGCCTACTACCTGGTCCGCAAGCGGGAAGTGCTCTCGCTCGCGAGCCGGCGGGTGCTCGGCGTCGACTTCCCGCGCGGCCGCGACCTCGGCCCGGTCATCGCGGTCTGGGCGGTCAGCCTCCTGGTGCTGATCTTCGAGAAAGACCTCGGCACCTCACTGCTCTACTTCGGCATGTTCGTGGTCACGCTCTACATCGCCACCGAGCGGGTGAGCTGGCTGATCATCGGTCTGCTGCTGTTCTTCGGTGGTGCATACAGCGCCTACCTGCTCGGCGCCTCGGTCGGCGGCCCGTTCGCCAACTTCTACCAGCGCGCCGAGATCTGGCTCGACCCGTTCTCCGACCCCTACGAGCGCGGCTACCAACTCGTGCAGTCGCTGCTGGGCCTCGGCAGCGGCGGGTTGTTCGGCACCGGGCCGGGCGGGGGGCAGCCGAGCAAGATCCCCGAGGTGCACAACGACTTCATCTTCGCCGGGCTCGGCGAGGAGATCGGCCTGTTCGGGCTCTCCGCGCTGCTGATCATCTACCTGTTGATCGTCCAGCGCGGCCTGCGCGCGGGTCTCGCGGTCCGCGACTCGTTCGGCAAGCTGCTCGCCGGCGGCCTCGCGTTCACGCTGGCCCTCCAGGTGTTCGTGATCGTGGGCGGGATCAGCCGGCTGATCCCGTTGACCGGTCAGACAACGCCGTTCCTGTCCGCCGGTGGTTCGTCGTTGATGGCCAACTGGATGCTCATAGCGGTGTTGTTGCGGGTCTCCGATGCCGCGCGCCGCCCGGTCGACGGCTCGGTTTCGGCGCGGCCGAGCGGCGCGACAGCGAGCGCTCCCGCGCAGTTGCACGGGGCGCCCACGGAGGTGATCAAGCCGTGA
- a CDS encoding peptidoglycan D,D-transpeptidase FtsI family protein, whose product MNAPLRRVGVVVLVLFALLFANLNWVQAYKADEYRNSDYNGRVQVAEYERERGVIEAGRTALATSKPTDGELKYIRQYPAGEAYAHVVGYNPVNLAATGIERTEDEFLAGTSDALVADRISDLWTGEKTPGGSVLLSLSKRAQETAFKELTNNRVGVDKGAAIALDPRTGAVQALVSMPSFDPNPLVSHDTDAATKAYDKLDSDPDKPLINRALSETYPPGSTFKVIDAAAALESGYTKDTKIPAGPVYRAPTSGSDIRNAAASICPGAEVTLDDALTESCNTGFAQLAVKLGADKIKSEAQKFGFGQTDLTCGRLNAEGLPVATSETGDIKNPDGGDDPAALAQSGIGQNNVRMTPMQGALIAAAVANNGKQMRPYLVQKLLGPDRTTSHYTVTPKELNGSVVSPQVAGDLRDMMEHVVESGTGRNAQIDGFTVGGKTGTAQSAPDRKDHGWFIGFALNKQGTPISAVAVFLQEAGSGGSAEAARIGGQIMRAVVTDAEGS is encoded by the coding sequence GTGAACGCACCGTTGCGCCGGGTCGGCGTCGTCGTCCTGGTTCTCTTCGCGCTGCTCTTCGCCAACCTCAACTGGGTGCAGGCCTACAAGGCCGACGAATACCGCAACAGCGACTACAACGGCCGGGTCCAGGTCGCCGAATACGAGCGGGAGCGCGGGGTCATCGAGGCCGGCCGCACCGCGCTGGCGACCAGCAAGCCCACCGACGGCGAGCTCAAATACATCCGGCAGTACCCCGCCGGCGAGGCCTACGCCCACGTCGTCGGCTACAACCCGGTCAACCTGGCGGCCACCGGCATCGAGCGCACCGAAGACGAGTTCCTCGCCGGCACCTCCGACGCGCTGGTCGCCGACCGGATCTCCGACCTGTGGACCGGCGAGAAGACGCCGGGCGGCAGCGTGCTGCTCAGCCTCTCGAAGCGGGCACAGGAGACGGCGTTCAAGGAGCTGACCAACAACCGGGTCGGCGTCGACAAGGGTGCGGCCATCGCGCTCGACCCGCGCACCGGTGCCGTCCAGGCGCTGGTCTCGATGCCCAGCTTCGACCCCAACCCCCTGGTCAGCCACGACACCGACGCCGCCACGAAGGCCTACGACAAGCTCGACAGCGACCCCGACAAGCCGCTGATCAACCGGGCGCTGAGCGAGACCTACCCGCCCGGCTCGACGTTCAAGGTGATCGACGCCGCGGCGGCGCTGGAGAGCGGCTACACCAAGGACACGAAGATCCCGGCCGGCCCGGTCTACCGGGCGCCGACCTCGGGCAGCGACATCCGCAACGCGGCCGCGTCGATCTGCCCCGGCGCCGAGGTCACCCTCGACGACGCGCTCACCGAGTCGTGCAACACCGGCTTCGCCCAGCTCGCGGTCAAGCTCGGCGCCGACAAGATCAAGTCGGAGGCGCAGAAGTTCGGCTTCGGCCAGACCGACCTGACCTGTGGCCGGCTCAACGCCGAGGGCCTGCCGGTCGCCACCAGTGAGACCGGCGACATCAAGAACCCCGACGGCGGCGACGACCCGGCCGCGCTGGCCCAGTCCGGCATCGGGCAGAACAACGTCCGCATGACGCCGATGCAGGGTGCGCTGATCGCCGCCGCGGTCGCCAACAACGGCAAGCAGATGCGCCCCTACCTGGTGCAGAAGCTGCTCGGGCCCGACCGCACCACCTCGCACTACACGGTCACCCCGAAGGAGCTCAACGGCTCCGTTGTCTCCCCGCAGGTGGCCGGCGACCTGCGCGACATGATGGAACACGTCGTGGAGAGCGGCACCGGCCGCAACGCCCAGATCGACGGCTTCACCGTCGGCGGCAAGACCGGCACCGCGCAGTCCGCGCCCGATCGCAAGGACCACGGCTGGTTCATCGGCTTCGCGCTCAACAAGCAGGGCACCCCGATCAGCGCGGTCGCCGTGTTCCTCCAGGAGGCCGGCAGCGGCGGCAGCGCCGAGGCGGCCCGCATCGGCGGCCAGATCATGCGCGCGGTGGTCACCGACGCGGAGGGCAGCTAG
- a CDS encoding serine/threonine-protein kinase: MISPGVMLGGRYRLDERIAGGGMGDVWRATDEVLGRTVAVKILLPALLEEPGFAARFRGEARTMATINHPGVVDVYDYGSDQQIAFLVMEYVEGDALSRTLSRVGRLTPARTMALVAQAADALQAAHEKGIVHRDVKPGNLLVRPNGTLVLTDFGIARSAMVGQLTAAGSVLGTASYISPEQAAGAIATPSSDVYALGVVAYQCLSGRRPFEGDNPLEIAMKHVRESARPLPGDIPPAIRSIVERAMAKDPAARWPTASAFSAVSRQAAATLAAPAQQQPHRPMSPPTAAPKAGPVSGAPASPALAQSGRAAVPGPAAPRGGTPNPPHPAPPHRVPPPAVSGPPARPGYPNVPTNRPQAPAGYGYASVPSAAEPSSGGRRLLVVLAVILGVLVLVCAGVISYQLSDQTNGGMAPLGKVTTALHLLDGGTDAANAPYRLAERILHNGMTSEGMLTR; this comes from the coding sequence GTGATCAGTCCCGGTGTCATGCTCGGCGGCCGATACCGGCTCGACGAGCGCATCGCCGGCGGCGGAATGGGCGATGTCTGGCGGGCCACCGACGAGGTGCTCGGCCGCACGGTCGCCGTGAAGATCCTGCTGCCCGCACTGCTCGAGGAGCCCGGCTTCGCCGCGCGGTTCCGGGGCGAGGCCCGCACGATGGCCACCATCAACCACCCGGGCGTGGTCGACGTCTACGACTACGGCAGCGACCAGCAGATCGCGTTCCTGGTGATGGAATACGTCGAGGGCGACGCGCTGTCACGCACGCTGAGCCGGGTCGGCCGGCTCACCCCGGCCCGCACGATGGCGCTGGTCGCCCAGGCCGCCGACGCGCTGCAGGCGGCACACGAGAAGGGCATCGTGCACCGCGACGTCAAGCCCGGCAACCTGCTCGTACGCCCCAACGGCACGCTCGTGCTGACCGACTTCGGCATCGCCCGCTCGGCGATGGTCGGGCAGCTCACCGCGGCCGGCTCGGTGCTCGGCACCGCCTCATACATCTCACCGGAGCAGGCGGCCGGCGCGATCGCCACGCCCTCCTCCGACGTCTACGCCCTCGGCGTGGTGGCCTACCAGTGCCTTTCCGGGCGCCGGCCGTTCGAGGGCGACAACCCGCTCGAGATCGCGATGAAGCACGTCCGGGAGAGCGCCCGACCGCTGCCGGGCGACATCCCGCCGGCCATCCGGTCGATCGTCGAGCGGGCGATGGCCAAGGACCCGGCCGCCCGCTGGCCCACCGCGTCGGCGTTCTCGGCCGTCTCCCGGCAGGCGGCGGCCACCCTCGCCGCGCCGGCACAGCAGCAGCCGCACCGGCCGATGTCGCCGCCGACCGCCGCGCCCAAGGCCGGGCCGGTCTCCGGGGCGCCGGCGTCGCCCGCGTTGGCACAGAGCGGGCGGGCCGCCGTGCCCGGCCCGGCCGCGCCCCGCGGCGGCACCCCGAACCCGCCCCACCCTGCCCCGCCGCACCGGGTGCCGCCACCCGCGGTGAGCGGTCCACCGGCTCGGCCGGGCTACCCGAACGTGCCTACAAATCGGCCCCAAGCGCCCGCAGGATACGGTTACGCGTCGGTGCCCTCCGCCGCCGAACCAAGCAGTGGTGGGCGACGGCTACTGGTTGTGTTGGCAGTGATACTCGGCGTGCTTGTCCTGGTTTGCGCCGGTGTCATCTCCTACCAGCTCAGCGACCAAACAAACGGCGGAATGGCTCCCCTGGGGAAGGTAACGACCGCGCTTCATCTGCTCGACGGTGGAACCGACGCGGCAAATGCCCCGTACCGTCTTGCAGAGCGAATCCTCCACAACGGGATGACGAGCGAAGGAATGTTGACGAGATGA
- the pknB gene encoding Stk1 family PASTA domain-containing Ser/Thr kinase → MTQARLLGGRYQVGELLGYGGMAEVHRGRDLRLGRDVAIKMLRTDLARDATFQMRFRREAQNAASLNHPAIVAVYDTGEEIAPTGETLPFIVMEFVNGRTLKEVLAAEGRLMPRRAMEITADICAALEFSHRHGIIHRDIKPGNVMLTQNGQVKVMDFGIARALASGATTMTQTSAVIGTAQYLSPEQARGEAVDARSDVYAAGCVLFELLCGHPPFVGDSPVSVAYQHVREDPRAPSEINHDVTPPIDAIVLKALSKNPLNRYQSAGEMRADLLRAASGRPVMATPVMRDQETMPMGAANAATATVRRPQGAPTRTIPAARVGDAQRRKRSNWVLAVLSVLGVLAVIALVAGLLVQGARGEKVDLTSVIGQPLTAAQATLTGQGLRVEPVPQEADNCEKDTVTNQDPPAGTKVEKASTVRLTVCAGPGTVVVPELKGQTRDAAESQLEKLKLVPVFDEVDSSVTKDQVLSVDKVNTSVKPGTKIKVRISNGQLVAVPPVVGLKKDAAEAVLRNAGFDMKAVDGPFVQDPSQVGQVTAQDPAGKKEAKRGSTVTVEVAVLADPGDDEPTGTPSTPPGNNGGIGDILPGIGGGNPIIGQSDRQHRSTK, encoded by the coding sequence ATGACGCAGGCCCGCCTGCTTGGTGGCAGGTATCAGGTCGGCGAGCTGCTCGGATATGGCGGCATGGCCGAGGTGCACCGTGGCCGCGACCTCCGGCTCGGTCGGGACGTCGCGATCAAGATGCTCCGCACCGATCTCGCCCGCGACGCGACGTTCCAGATGCGGTTCCGCCGCGAGGCCCAGAACGCCGCCTCGCTCAACCACCCCGCGATCGTCGCCGTCTACGACACCGGCGAGGAGATCGCGCCGACCGGCGAGACCCTGCCGTTCATCGTCATGGAGTTCGTCAACGGCCGCACCCTCAAAGAGGTGCTGGCCGCCGAGGGTCGGCTGATGCCGCGCCGGGCGATGGAGATCACCGCCGACATCTGCGCCGCCCTCGAGTTCAGCCACCGGCACGGCATCATCCACCGCGACATCAAGCCCGGCAACGTGATGCTCACGCAAAACGGCCAGGTCAAGGTCATGGACTTCGGCATCGCCCGGGCCCTGGCCAGCGGCGCGACCACGATGACGCAGACCAGCGCGGTGATCGGCACGGCCCAATACCTCTCGCCCGAGCAGGCCCGGGGCGAGGCCGTCGACGCCCGCTCCGACGTCTACGCGGCCGGCTGTGTGCTCTTCGAACTGCTCTGCGGCCACCCGCCGTTCGTCGGCGACAGCCCGGTCAGCGTCGCCTACCAGCACGTGCGGGAAGACCCGCGGGCGCCGAGCGAGATCAACCACGACGTGACGCCGCCGATCGACGCGATCGTGCTCAAGGCGCTCTCGAAGAACCCGCTCAACCGCTACCAGAGCGCCGGCGAGATGCGGGCCGACCTGCTGCGCGCGGCCAGCGGCCGGCCGGTCATGGCCACGCCGGTGATGCGCGATCAGGAGACCATGCCGATGGGCGCGGCCAACGCCGCGACCGCGACGGTCCGGCGGCCGCAGGGCGCGCCGACCCGCACGATCCCGGCCGCCCGGGTCGGTGACGCGCAACGGCGCAAGCGCTCCAACTGGGTGCTGGCCGTGCTGAGCGTGCTCGGCGTGCTGGCCGTGATCGCCCTGGTCGCGGGCCTGCTGGTGCAGGGTGCCCGGGGCGAGAAGGTCGACCTGACCTCGGTGATCGGCCAGCCGCTGACCGCCGCCCAGGCCACGCTCACCGGCCAGGGCCTGCGCGTCGAGCCGGTCCCGCAGGAGGCCGACAACTGCGAGAAGGACACGGTCACCAACCAGGACCCGCCGGCCGGCACCAAGGTCGAGAAGGCGAGCACGGTGCGGCTGACCGTGTGCGCCGGTCCCGGCACGGTGGTGGTTCCCGAGCTCAAGGGCCAGACCCGAGACGCCGCTGAGTCGCAGCTCGAGAAGCTCAAGCTCGTTCCGGTCTTCGACGAGGTCGACAGCTCGGTCACGAAGGACCAGGTGCTCAGCGTCGACAAGGTCAACACCTCGGTGAAGCCCGGCACCAAGATCAAGGTCCGGATCTCCAACGGACAGCTCGTCGCGGTTCCCCCGGTGGTCGGCCTCAAGAAGGATGCCGCCGAGGCCGTGCTGCGCAACGCCGGCTTCGACATGAAGGCCGTCGACGGACCGTTCGTGCAGGACCCCAGCCAGGTCGGCCAGGTCACCGCTCAGGATCCGGCCGGCAAGAAAGAGGCCAAGCGGGGTTCCACGGTGACCGTCGAGGTCGCGGTGCTGGCCGACCCCGGCGACGACGAGCCGACCGGCACGCCGTCGACGCCACCGGGCAACAACGGCGGGATCGGCGACATCCTGCCGGGAATCGGCGGCGGAAACCCGATCATCGGCCAGTCCGACCGGCAGCACCGGTCGACGAAGTAA
- a CDS encoding aminodeoxychorismate/anthranilate synthase component II — protein sequence MRVLVIDNYDSFVFNLVQYLGQLGVECDVRRNDEIEIAAVGRSGAAGVLLSPGPGTPERAGICIDVIKEYAGELPIFGVCLGHQAIGAAFGATVTRAPELLHGKTSLVHHQGTGVLKGLPDPFTATRYHSLAVLPETLPDELEVTGATESGVVMAMRHRTLPIEGVQFHPESVLTEGGHLMLANWLAACGYPDALERAPELSAEVDARRRAAFAAA from the coding sequence ATGCGCGTTCTGGTGATCGACAACTACGACTCGTTCGTCTTCAACCTGGTGCAATATCTCGGCCAGTTGGGCGTCGAGTGCGACGTGCGACGCAACGACGAGATCGAGATCGCCGCCGTCGGCCGCTCCGGCGCCGCCGGCGTGCTGCTCTCCCCCGGCCCGGGCACTCCCGAGCGGGCCGGCATCTGCATCGACGTCATCAAGGAATACGCGGGCGAGCTGCCCATCTTCGGCGTCTGCCTGGGCCACCAGGCGATCGGTGCCGCGTTCGGCGCCACCGTGACCCGCGCCCCGGAACTCCTGCACGGCAAGACGTCGCTGGTCCACCACCAGGGCACCGGGGTGCTCAAGGGGCTGCCCGACCCGTTCACCGCGACCCGCTACCACTCACTCGCCGTGCTGCCGGAGACGCTGCCCGACGAGCTCGAGGTGACCGGCGCGACCGAGTCCGGCGTGGTGATGGCGATGCGGCACCGCACGCTGCCGATCGAGGGTGTGCAGTTCCACCCCGAGTCGGTGCTCACCGAGGGCGGCCACCTGATGCTCGCCAACTGGCTCGCCGCGTGCGGCTACCCCGACGCCCTGGAGCGGGCGCCGGAGCTCTCGGCCGAGGTCGACGCCCGCCGCCGGGCGGCGTTCGCGGCCGCCTGA